In a single window of the candidate division WOR-3 bacterium genome:
- a CDS encoding GNAT family N-acetyltransferase, producing MLEGITYDDIKDPQVKIYLRPLKISDALDVYHHIKSRRVREYMLSIPNPYRYQDALFFIRRAQRERKKGLSYTFGIIHQETDSLIGVISLSKIDRKNKNCELGYWLTDKYWNRGIMTRAVQMVLEYAFEKLKLHRISAKSLADNAGSLRVLEKNHFRLEGVLYDAVYRNRYWHNLFVYGILKSDYERFFK from the coding sequence ATGCTTGAAGGTATAACATACGATGATATTAAAGACCCGCAAGTAAAAATTTATTTGCGGCCCCTTAAAATCAGTGATGCCTTAGATGTATATCATCATATAAAGAGTCGTCGGGTTCGCGAGTACATGTTGTCGATACCTAATCCTTATCGATACCAGGATGCGTTGTTTTTTATACGGCGTGCCCAACGAGAAAGAAAAAAAGGTTTATCCTATACTTTCGGGATTATTCATCAAGAAACCGACTCCTTAATTGGGGTTATTTCTCTTTCCAAAATTGATCGAAAAAATAAAAACTGCGAACTTGGTTATTGGTTAACTGATAAATATTGGAACCGCGGTATTATGACCCGTGCGGTGCAAATGGTGCTAGAATATGCGTTTGAAAAACTCAAACTGCACCGCATATCTGCTAAAAGTCTTGCCGATAATGCAGGGTCGCTTCGGGTTTTAGAAAAAAATCATTTTAGGCTAGAAGGCGTTTTGTACGACGCTGTATATCGTAATAGATATTGGCATAACCTGTTTGTATATGGGATCCTAAAAAGTGATTACGAAAGGTTTTTTAAATGA
- the ybgF gene encoding tol-pal system protein YbgF, protein MAGSNTCKKKFYVTIIALLPAMFILQFSGCSPFWQWVRNGLDLNTIEKQVSRIDSSATRQRQMLLELNADLITEIENIKQKLWELSAKVDDTQSEVRRLSQKLGVSSPAYRVYPDSILSKHRRDSTINYEELYNSAYLDYTRGNFDQALVGFKNYLQQFPDTHLSDNAQYWIGECYYSKKMYSEAIAEFEKVIDNYPDGNKVVAALYKIGLCYEALGDYKKSRYYYQKVFSEYPNTQEAKLAEERYKKLY, encoded by the coding sequence ATGGCTGGGAGCAATACTTGTAAGAAAAAATTTTATGTAACGATAATAGCATTGCTCCCAGCCATGTTTATATTACAATTTAGCGGTTGTAGTCCATTTTGGCAGTGGGTTCGTAATGGTTTAGATCTTAATACTATAGAAAAACAAGTAAGTAGAATTGACAGTTCGGCTACCAGACAACGCCAAATGCTTTTGGAACTTAATGCTGATTTAATTACCGAAATCGAAAATATTAAACAAAAACTCTGGGAACTATCTGCAAAGGTCGATGATACACAAAGTGAAGTACGTCGATTATCTCAAAAATTAGGTGTTAGCTCTCCAGCTTATAGGGTTTATCCAGACAGTATTTTAAGTAAACATAGACGTGATAGCACTATAAATTATGAAGAACTATACAATAGTGCCTACCTAGATTATACCAGAGGGAACTTCGACCAAGCACTCGTCGGATTTAAAAATTATTTGCAGCAATTTCCTGACACTCATCTTTCTGATAACGCACAATATTGGATTGGAGAATGCTATTATTCTAAAAAAATGTATTCCGAAGCAATTGCTGAATTTGAAAAAGTTATTGATAATTATCCTGATGGTAATAAAGTTGTTGCGGCACTATATAAAATTGGGTTGTGCTATGAAGCCTTAGGCGATTACAAAAAATCACGATATTATTACCAAAAGGTATTTTCCGAATATCCGAATACTCAAGAAGCCAAGCTTGCCGAAGAGCGCTATAAGAAATTATATTAA
- a CDS encoding fumarate hydratase — protein sequence MREIKYQDIVDTVARLCIEANCIIGEDVVDAFKRALQLEESPTGRDILKQLIENTEIAKNEMIPACQDTGTAVVFVELGSDVRITGGELFDAINKGVAKGYTEGYLRKSIVADPLRRKNTGDNTPAVIHTEIVSGDRLKITVAPKGGGSENMSEVKMLTPAHGWEGIKKFVVDRVLRSKANPCPPIIVGVGIGGNFEKVAYLAKKALLREIGSVHPDPFYAEKEKELLEEINKTGIGPQGFGGRMTALAVFIETYPCHIASMPVAVNINCHAARHKTAVL from the coding sequence GTGCGAGAAATAAAATATCAAGATATTGTCGATACAGTTGCTAGACTTTGCATCGAAGCTAATTGCATAATTGGCGAAGATGTTGTTGATGCTTTTAAGAGAGCACTACAACTTGAAGAATCACCTACTGGCCGAGACATTTTAAAGCAGCTGATAGAAAATACCGAAATTGCTAAAAACGAGATGATTCCAGCGTGTCAAGATACCGGTACCGCAGTAGTTTTTGTCGAGCTGGGATCTGATGTTAGGATTACTGGAGGTGAACTTTTTGATGCAATAAACAAAGGCGTAGCCAAAGGATATACTGAAGGGTACTTACGCAAATCAATCGTAGCCGATCCGCTCAGGCGTAAAAATACCGGTGATAATACTCCAGCTGTTATCCATACCGAAATAGTTAGTGGCGACCGCTTAAAAATTACTGTGGCCCCTAAGGGTGGTGGTAGTGAAAATATGTCTGAAGTAAAAATGCTGACCCCAGCTCATGGATGGGAAGGTATAAAAAAATTTGTTGTGGATCGAGTTTTGCGTTCTAAAGCCAATCCCTGTCCACCGATTATCGTAGGGGTAGGTATTGGTGGCAATTTTGAAAAAGTGGCTTATCTGGCTAAAAAAGCATTATTGCGCGAAATCGGATCGGTTCATCCTGATCCATTTTATGCCGAAAAAGAAAAAGAGCTTTTAGAAGAAATAAACAAAACAGGCATAGGTCCGCAGGGTTTCGGGGGTCGAATGACTGCATTGGCGGTGTTTATTGAGACTTATCCATGTCATATTGCCAGCATGCCCGTAGCCGTGAACATTAATTGTCATGCCGCAAGGCACAAAACAGCAGTTTTATAA
- a CDS encoding OmpA family protein, with protein sequence MYSRNSKLNLIHVILLPIIIIIIGCPKKAVKPQIIPPPPIEEEKKEVLKEVPKIEKLQTIYFDFDKSDIRPDAAEILKKNAQILKDNPDINIIIEGHCCPIGTAEYNMALGWRRANAAFNYLLKLGIARERMTTISYGEERLVTENPNEYYKNRRCEFVVK encoded by the coding sequence ATGTATAGCCGGAATTCTAAGCTAAATTTAATACATGTAATTTTGTTGCCGATAATCATAATTATAATCGGATGCCCTAAAAAGGCCGTGAAACCACAAATAATACCGCCACCGCCAATTGAAGAAGAAAAGAAAGAAGTATTAAAAGAAGTTCCCAAAATAGAGAAATTACAAACCATTTATTTCGATTTTGATAAATCAGACATTCGGCCGGATGCAGCTGAGATTCTGAAGAAAAACGCCCAAATACTAAAAGACAATCCTGACATAAATATAATAATCGAAGGTCACTGCTGTCCAATTGGTACTGCAGAATATAATATGGCCCTTGGTTGGCGACGGGCAAATGCTGCTTTTAATTATTTATTAAAACTGGGGATCGCCAGGGAGCGCATGACCACAATTAGTTATGGCGAAGAACGGCTCGTGACCGAAAATCCAAACGAATACTATAAAAATCGCCGGTGTGAATTTGTCGTAAAATAG
- a CDS encoding FAD-dependent oxidoreductase, translating to MYPQEFFESLKRVEATRKERLNQTYPRLSMEERAALLEKFHPDYKKETMREILVGVSKGEKTPHEFADLLEAYSYLDPERFVIPAPKYEVDVLIIGGGGAGVAAALMASEAGANVLLVTKLRIGDANTTMAQGGIQAADKENDSPAIHYLDIMGGGGFKNIPELVRALVNDGPEVIRWLEELGVIFDKAEDGTMLSIHGGGTSRKRMHPCRDYTGAEIMRCLKDEFLDRKIKHIEYVAAIELLKDRGGDCVGAVLVNMETGEVFTIKSKTTILATGGAGRLHIQGFPTSNHYGATADGIVLGYRAGAKLIYLDTIQYHPTGVAFPEQILGQLITEKVRGLGAQLVNAMGEQFIYELETRDVVASAIIREVQERKKGITTPTGGGVWLDTPLIEMKLGKGTIQKQLPAMYRQFIKFGIDMTREPVLTYPTQHYQNGGILCNEYGETNVPNLYVAGEVSGGVHGRNRLMGNSLLDVLVFGRRAGRHAAEKSKTMGALGEPTLLHLVEYHNELKKLGVPETRRSPMILPDYRPSEFRGKFHFLTRILSD from the coding sequence ATGTATCCACAAGAATTTTTTGAATCACTAAAAAGAGTTGAAGCCACACGAAAAGAAAGGCTAAACCAGACTTATCCTCGCCTCAGTATGGAGGAACGCGCAGCTCTGTTAGAGAAATTTCATCCTGATTATAAAAAAGAGACGATGCGCGAAATATTAGTTGGCGTAAGTAAGGGCGAAAAAACACCCCACGAATTTGCTGACCTACTAGAGGCTTATTCTTATCTTGATCCTGAAAGATTTGTTATTCCGGCTCCTAAATACGAAGTTGATGTGCTAATTATCGGCGGCGGTGGGGCCGGAGTAGCTGCCGCGCTGATGGCTTCTGAAGCAGGGGCTAATGTGCTTCTGGTGACAAAATTACGAATTGGCGATGCTAATACCACAATGGCCCAGGGGGGTATTCAGGCGGCTGATAAAGAGAATGACTCGCCTGCGATTCATTATTTAGACATTATGGGCGGTGGCGGATTTAAAAATATTCCGGAACTGGTTCGGGCGTTAGTAAATGATGGTCCAGAAGTAATACGTTGGCTTGAAGAATTAGGAGTAATTTTCGATAAGGCTGAGGATGGGACGATGCTTTCGATTCACGGTGGCGGCACTTCCCGAAAGCGCATGCATCCATGTCGCGACTACACCGGGGCTGAAATTATGCGGTGCCTTAAAGACGAGTTTTTAGACCGGAAGATAAAACACATTGAATATGTTGCTGCTATTGAGCTTTTAAAAGACCGTGGGGGGGACTGTGTAGGGGCGGTATTAGTAAATATGGAAACCGGTGAGGTATTTACGATAAAGTCAAAGACGACAATTTTAGCAACTGGTGGTGCCGGACGACTTCATATTCAAGGTTTTCCTACTTCTAATCATTATGGGGCAACTGCAGATGGAATTGTTTTAGGATATCGGGCTGGAGCTAAGCTAATTTACTTAGATACGATACAATACCACCCAACCGGTGTAGCGTTTCCTGAGCAAATTTTAGGTCAGTTGATTACGGAAAAAGTAAGAGGTCTAGGTGCCCAGTTAGTAAATGCCATGGGTGAACAGTTCATTTATGAATTAGAAACACGCGATGTTGTTGCTTCAGCAATTATCCGGGAAGTTCAAGAACGAAAAAAGGGAATTACTACCCCAACCGGCGGTGGTGTTTGGCTTGATACCCCGCTTATTGAAATGAAGCTTGGCAAGGGTACGATACAGAAGCAACTTCCTGCAATGTATCGGCAATTTATTAAGTTTGGCATAGACATGACTCGCGAGCCGGTACTCACTTATCCAACTCAGCATTATCAAAATGGCGGCATTTTATGTAATGAATATGGCGAAACCAATGTTCCTAATCTTTATGTTGCTGGCGAGGTATCAGGTGGTGTCCATGGACGTAATCGGCTGATGGGCAATTCGCTGCTTGATGTTTTAGTTTTTGGACGACGAGCTGGTAGACACGCCGCCGAGAAATCTAAAACTATGGGAGCATTAGGAGAACCTACATTATTACATCTAGTGGAGTATCATAACGAACTTAAGAAACTAGGAGTTCCTGAAACTCGGCGTTCGCCGATGATTCTTCCTGATTACCGGCCCAGTGAATTTCGAGGCAAATTTCATTTTTTGACTAGGATACTAAGTGATTGA
- a CDS encoding MotA/TolQ/ExbB proton channel family protein, which yields MEPYLPPSNQGVFSIFWNLGLFAKFIVITLVVFSVISWAIIIKKFFDFRKVKKSNDALRAIFNSRTCVTELFSIVQEFPNSPLARLLTAAKKEHTLLLNLNNPNEHNLVLLNASESISKEIDIILEELEEKLGFLATCGSVAPFLGLLGTVWGILSAFLNVRHVPIVTLQTIAPGIADALVTTVVGLLVAIPAVIAYNYFIGQIKRFNTEMDVWQTEIMNDLRQILFSNSVNTSFLNK from the coding sequence ATGGAACCATATCTCCCCCCATCAAACCAAGGCGTTTTCTCAATATTTTGGAATTTAGGACTATTTGCCAAATTTATTGTTATAACACTTGTGGTGTTTTCAGTCATTTCCTGGGCAATTATTATAAAGAAATTTTTTGATTTCAGAAAAGTAAAGAAAAGTAATGATGCTTTACGAGCAATTTTCAACTCCCGAACATGTGTCACTGAGCTTTTCAGTATTGTTCAAGAATTCCCCAATAGTCCATTGGCCAGACTTCTAACAGCCGCTAAAAAAGAACACACACTGCTTTTAAATCTTAATAATCCTAATGAACATAACCTCGTATTGTTAAACGCTTCAGAATCGATATCGAAAGAGATTGATATAATATTAGAAGAACTTGAAGAAAAATTAGGGTTTTTAGCCACTTGCGGAAGTGTCGCGCCATTTCTTGGACTCTTAGGTACAGTGTGGGGGATACTTTCAGCATTTTTAAATGTAAGGCATGTTCCAATTGTTACCCTGCAAACGATTGCTCCTGGCATTGCTGATGCACTTGTTACTACAGTTGTTGGATTGCTGGTCGCGATACCAGCGGTTATTGCATATAATTATTTCATAGGGCAAATTAAAAGGTTTAATACTGAAATGGATGTCTGGCAAACTGAAATCATGAATGACTTAAGACAAATATTATTTTCGAATTCAGTTAATACTAGCTTTTTGAATAAATAA
- a CDS encoding biopolymer transporter ExbD: protein MATKYSKGRQLRYLSEINITSLADVAINLMIIFLIAGISVALSRTAISVALPKSSAATIQRSEGISVTITKDKKILIENKIINLEALPREFAQIQAQKGFSRVYLIADTEVDYGTIIAVITAIKSQGIEHIGLVVSPEVLSKKK, encoded by the coding sequence ATGGCTACCAAGTATTCCAAAGGTAGACAACTTCGATATTTATCTGAAATAAATATTACTTCATTAGCTGATGTTGCAATCAATCTAATGATCATTTTTCTTATTGCCGGAATAAGTGTCGCATTATCGCGGACTGCCATATCGGTTGCACTCCCTAAAAGTTCAGCTGCTACGATACAACGTAGTGAAGGCATATCGGTTACAATTACTAAGGATAAAAAAATTTTAATCGAAAACAAGATTATAAATTTAGAAGCCCTTCCACGCGAGTTTGCACAAATCCAAGCTCAAAAAGGCTTTTCTAGGGTATACCTTATTGCCGATACAGAAGTTGATTATGGGACCATCATTGCTGTGATTACTGCCATAAAAAGCCAAGGAATTGAACATATCGGATTAGTAGTTAGCCCGGAAGTTTTATCGAAAAAAAAGTAA
- a CDS encoding 4Fe-4S dicluster domain-containing protein, with protein MADLARIYIMGKEYKVPKHLTILQAIEYAGFLFVRGCGCRGGFCGACATVYRTRDSYKLKVALACQTKIEDGMYLAQIPFYPGNKAQHNISSINPTTETLCMLYPEIMRCISCGSCTKVCPQDLKVMDYINAAIRGDYKKVVELSFDCIMCGLCATRCPAEIVHYYVALAARRIYGAHILPKAPHLNKRLLEMKEKKFESELEKLMSCSVEELKKLYAARDIEP; from the coding sequence ATGGCAGATCTGGCACGAATTTACATAATGGGAAAGGAGTATAAGGTTCCTAAACATCTTACAATCTTACAAGCCATCGAGTATGCTGGGTTTCTGTTTGTGCGAGGATGTGGATGTCGTGGGGGATTTTGTGGAGCTTGTGCCACGGTTTATCGAACCCGTGATTCTTACAAATTGAAGGTGGCGCTAGCCTGTCAAACAAAAATCGAAGACGGCATGTATTTGGCCCAAATTCCATTCTATCCTGGTAATAAGGCTCAACATAACATTTCTTCGATAAATCCCACGACCGAAACCTTGTGTATGCTATACCCTGAGATCATGCGATGTATTTCCTGCGGTAGTTGCACGAAAGTTTGCCCACAGGACCTTAAAGTCATGGATTATATTAATGCGGCAATTCGAGGTGACTATAAAAAGGTTGTGGAGCTTTCATTTGACTGCATCATGTGTGGTTTATGCGCGACTCGTTGTCCGGCTGAAATTGTGCATTATTATGTTGCTCTGGCTGCAAGAAGAATTTATGGCGCTCATATACTACCGAAGGCACCCCATTTAAATAAACGGTTGCTTGAGATGAAAGAGAAAAAATTCGAATCTGAGCTTGAAAAATTGATGAGTTGTTCGGTCGAGGAGCTTAAAAAATTATATGCGGCAAGAGATATCGAACCATAA
- a CDS encoding Fe-S-containing hydro-lyase: MKRITTPLTDEIVKDLKAGDSVLITGVIYTGRDLAHKRLVEAINNNQPLPVDLKGQIIYYVGPAPAKPGYPIGPAGPTTSERMDPYTPTLLAYGMKGMIGKGNRSPEVIEALKKYTGVYFAAVGGAAALIAKRIKKAEVVAYEDLGPEAIMRLEVEDFPVVVVNDCYGNDLYEEGMKKYTRL; this comes from the coding sequence ATGAAAAGAATCACAACGCCGTTAACTGATGAAATTGTTAAAGATTTAAAAGCGGGTGATTCGGTATTAATTACTGGTGTAATTTATACTGGACGGGATTTAGCCCATAAACGTTTGGTTGAAGCAATAAATAATAATCAGCCGCTTCCAGTGGATTTAAAAGGGCAGATTATCTATTATGTCGGGCCGGCTCCGGCTAAACCCGGTTATCCAATTGGCCCGGCTGGTCCGACAACTTCTGAACGGATGGATCCCTATACACCTACGTTATTAGCTTATGGGATGAAGGGTATGATTGGCAAAGGAAATCGGAGTCCTGAGGTAATCGAAGCCCTTAAGAAATATACCGGAGTATATTTTGCGGCTGTCGGTGGAGCTGCAGCCTTAATTGCCAAACGGATAAAAAAAGCCGAAGTCGTAGCCTACGAGGATTTAGGACCAGAAGCGATCATGCGACTGGAAGTCGAGGACTTTCCGGTAGTGGTTGTAAATGACTGTTACGGTAATGATTTATATGAAGAAGGCATGAAAAAATATACTCGACTTTAA